From the genome of Poecile atricapillus isolate bPoeAtr1 chromosome 23, bPoeAtr1.hap1, whole genome shotgun sequence, one region includes:
- the TOMM6 gene encoding mitochondrial import receptor subunit TOM6 homolog — MAAVGAAGAAGAAAVPPRGIGAWLRSAFRFATDRNDFRRNLLVNLGLFAAGVWVARNLTDIDLMAPQPVP, encoded by the exons ATGGCGGCGGTGGGAGCGGCGGGGGCAGCGGGAGCGGCCGCGGTTCCACCGCGGGGCATCGGCGCCTGGCTGCGGAGCGCCTTCCGCTTCGCCACCGACCGCAACGACTTCCGCAG GAACCTGCTGGTGAACCTGGGGCTGTTCGCCGCGGGGGTCTGGGTCGCCCGGAACCTGACGGACATCGACCTGATGGCCCCGCAGCCCGTCCCGTAG